One Archangium violaceum genomic window, CGTACGCGGCGGGAGCCCACGTGGTGCGTCACCCCATCAACCTCGGGGTGGCGGCGGCCGAGGCCACCGGTCTGCTGTACGCGCTGCGCCACGGGTACTCGCGCGCGGTGCGCATGGATGGGGATGGTCAGCATGATCCGCACAGCGTCCCCGCGATGCTGAAGGCCCTGGAGCAGGGCGCGGAGCTGGTGGTGGGGAGCCGCTTCGCCGGGGTGGCCAGCTTCCGCTCCACGTGGCTGCGCCGCTTCGGCAGCAGGCTCATCTCCGGGCTGCTCTCGTCGCTGTGCAAGCAGCGCATCACCGACCCGACGTCGGGCTTCCGCGGCTTCGGTCCCAGGGCCATGCGCTTCTTCTCCACGCGCTTCCCACATGACTACCCGGAACCGGAGAGCGTGCTGATGGCGTCGCGGCAGCACTTCCCCATCGTGGAGGTGCCCGTGAGGATGCGCTCGCGGCGCGCGGGGGCGAGCTCCCTCACCGCCTGGCGGTCGACCTTCTACATGGCCAAGGTGTCGTTCGCGCTCTTCATGGAGCGCTTCCGGGCGGTCTGAGCATGAGCCGTTCCAGCATCATCGTCCTCATCTTCTCGGCCGTGTTCGCCCTGGCCGTCCTGCTGTCGGCGCGGCGCCGCCGCACGTCGGAGCACCACACCTTCAGCTGGCTGCTCGTCTCCGTGCTGACGGCCTGCCTGGCGCTCTGGCGCAATGTCATCGACGCCCTCTCCAGCGCGATGGGCATCTACTATCCGCCCTCGGCGCTCTTCGCGATCGTGTGCGCCGGGCTGCTCTGGCTCCTCTTCCGCTTGAGCCTCCAGGTGGCCGAGCAGCGCAAGCAGATCCAACGGCTGGCGCAGGAGCTCGCCGTGCTGTCCGCGCAACACCCGTCCCTGGCGGAGCGTGTCACCCCGGAGACGCCAGGCTCCGCGGATTAGCCCGCCTCCTCGCCGGGCGACCGGGCCCCTCCCGGGTCGACGGATCGACGGGTCGACGGCGGTCTCCCTCTCCGGGGATGGGTAGCCGAGCAGCCGCCCCCACCCCGCCCCCTTGCCGTGGGTGCGAGCCGATCAAGACCTTGAGATCGATCTCACATACCCCAAGGAGGCGGTGATGGCCGACAGGCGGCGGCATGGCATCGAGCGACAGGGACTGGGCCAGGACCCGGAACGCGGCAACCGGCGAGACGTGAAGGAGCGCGGGCGGGACATGGGACGCATGCGGGAATTCCGAGGAGATGACCGGGGACCGGGCCGCGGCTCCCGCGAGGAGAACCGGGATCGGGGCCGCTTCGGCGGTGGCGGAGGCATGCGGGGTAGCGGCTTCAGCGATCAAGACGTGGGCCGCTATGGCCGGGGCTACGAGTACGGTGGTGACGAGGACCGGGGCCGCTTCGACCAGGACAGCCGCGAGGAGTACCACCGGGGTGGATTGATGCGGGGCACCCCGGGGGTGCGCCGCGCCGGTGGTCCGGGCGAGGAGTTCGGCGAGGGCTTCTGGAGCGAGGTGGCGCGCGAGCGGACCCGGGGTGACTTCGATCGCTACGGCGCCCGCGGCGCCCAGCGCAGCCAGCACTACGACACCGACCAGTGGGGCCAGGGTCAATACGCCCTGGGCGCCTCGGCGGACCCCGAGGACATGCGTCGCTATGGTTGGGGCCAGGGCTGGAGCCAGGACCAGGGCCGCGACAACGCCTTCGGCACCCGTGGCTTCGGCGACGACGACTACCAGCCGCCCCGGATCCAGTCCTCGTTCATCGAGCAACGCCCGCGCACCGGCTACGCCACCAGCCCCACGCGCGACATGGACCGGGAGATGGGTCACGGCGCCGGCCGTGGTGGCATGCAGGGCGCGTATCCCTACTACGAGCAATCCCCCGAGCTGCCCCGCCGTCAGGGCCGCGGGCCGCGCAACTACCAGCGCTCGGATGAACGCATCCGCGAGGACATCTGCGAACGGCTGATGCGCGGCTGGATGGATGCCGACGACGTGGACGTCCGGGTGGAGAAGGGCGAGGTCACCCTCTCCGGCACGGTGAAGAGCCGGGACGAGAAGCGCGCCATCGAGGATCTCGCCGAGGACATCCTCGGGGTGAAGGACGTCCACAACGAGATCCGCGTCGCCCGCCCCCAGCAGCAGGAGGAACGGCGGGACGAGAACCCGGGCGCGCGGCAGGACCAGATGCTGCAGTGAGACGGCACCCCACGCATCCGACAGGAGAGGAGTCCACGAATGGCACAGCGTGATCAAGACAACCATGAGGGGTCCCGATTTCCCGTGCGCGCACGGCGGATGGAGCACCCGGTGCGTGACGAGGGCGTCCACCGCGGCGGGCCGGGCCGCCCGGGCTACGCCGCCGGTTCCGGCATCGAGCGCGCCTACAACCAGGGTGGCCGCGGAGGCCTGGGCGCCTATGAGCGCGGCTACCAGCCCGGCAGCTACGACCGGCTCCTGGAGCGGATGGAGGCCCGTCGCGGACCCGTCCGGCCCCCGAAGGGCTACCAACGCTCGGACGACCGCATCCGCGAGGATGTCTGCGAGCAGCTCATGGAGGGCCCCGTCGACGTGGGTGACGTGGAGGTCCTCGTCAAGGACGGCGAGGTGACCCTGAGCGGCTCGGTGGAGGAGCGCTGGGAGAAGCGCGCCATCGAGGACATCGCCGCCAGCGTGCGCGGGGTGCACGACGTCCACAACCGCGTCCGCGTGCGGCCCGCGGAGGACAGGCCCGCGGCGCGCGAGGCGGCCGAGCTGCGCGACGAGCGGCCTCGGGAGCAGCGCGGCGACCAGCCCCACATGGGCACCTGAGCCTCACCGGGGAGGGAGGGCGTGCGGCGGGCCCCGGCCTCAGGCCAGGCCTCCCGCGCCCTCCTCCTCCCCATCCAGGTCCAGCTCCCGGCCCTGTGGCATGTCCACCAGCGCGCCGAGCGGATAGATGATGAGGTGCCGCTGGGGCTCGCTGCCGTGGCTCACCGTCTCCAGGTGGTAGCGCGAGACGAGCCGGTGCTGCAGTTTGCGCAGCCGGGGAGGCCTCGGGGCCAGGGGCACCACCACGCCCTCGCTCAACACGCGCTGGATGGCGTGCTCGGCCTCGGCCACCGCCTCGCGGATCTGGTCCTCGTCCACGCCCTCGGCGATGAGGAAGACGTCGCGCAGCACCCGCCGCATCTCCGACGAGCTGTTGCGCTTGATGGCCAGCACCCGCGCCCCTGTCTTCTCCGACACCTTGCGCAACTTCGGATCATTGGCGCGCGAGCGCAGCGTGAGGACGACGTCCGCGTTCTCCAGCCGGCCCACCACGCGCGCATCCGCCCCGAGGTCGCGCAGCACGCGCTCGAGCAGATCCCTGCTGGCCGCATGGGCGTAGACGCGCGTGGTGCCCTGGCGCAGGCCGGGCTCTCGTCGCGGCGTGGGCGCGCCCTCCCGCACGGGGGCCTCGCCCGTCGGGGCGGGCCGTCCGGGCCGCGTGGGCCTCGCGGGCAGTGGGGCCACCGCCTCGGGCTCCTCCTTCACCTCCACCTGGCCTCCGACGAGCTGGCGCCGCTCGCCTCCCACGTTCTCTCCCGCCAGCAACCGGTCCACCGACTGAGCGGTGTCGCGATGCACCAGCACCTCGTCGCGCGTCACCATCTCCACCACCACGTCGAAGGTGGGCGGCGCCCGGCGCTCGCTGATCGTCTTCTGCGTGCGGCGGCGCCGCGCCTCCTCGTCGCTGAGCGTGACGGTGTGCACACCGCCGACCAGGTCCGACAGCGTGGGGTTGAGCACCAGGTTCTCCAGCGTGTTGCCGTGGGCCGTGGCCACGAGCTGCACGCCGCGCTCGGCGATGGTGCGCGCCGCGGAGGCCTCGGCCGAGGTGCCAATCTCATCCACGATGATGGCCTCGGGCATGTGGTTCTCCACCGCCTCGATCATCACGTCGTGCTGGCGATCCGGCCGCGACACCTGCATGCGCCGCGCGCCGCCGATGCCCGGGTGGGGAATATCGCCGTCCCCACCAATCTCGTTGGAGGTGTCCACCACCATGACGCGCTTGCCCAGGTCATCCGAGAGCACGCGCGCCACCTCGCGCAGCTTCGTCGTCTTGCCCACACCGGGCCGGCCGAGCAGCAGGATGTTCAGGCCGGTGCCGATGAGATCCTTGAGCATGTCGATGGTGCCATAGATGGCGCGGCCCACGCGCAACGTGAGCCCCACCACCTTGCCCTGGCGGTTGCGGATGGCGGAGACACGGTGGAGGGTGCGCTCGATGCCGGCGCGGTTGTCCTCGCTCACCGTGCCCACCTGGGCCAATACATGCTCCAGGTCCTTGCGGGTGACGGGGGACCCGGACAGGCGCACCACGCGTCCGGTGAGACGGGCCTCGGGCACGCGGCCCAGGTCCATCACCACCTCGAGGATCTCCCCGGAGGGCAGCTCCCGGACCGCGGTCTGCAACGGCTCGGGGAGGATGCCCACGAGGGACTGGAAGTCGTCATCAGGAACAGGAACGGCAATGGCGTCGCGTGGACTCATGGCGTGTCTAAAGGTGAATCCTTCCGAGTCGGGTTGCACGTGTTCCCGTGGCCGAGGGGCAACGAGGCACCCGATGCTAGCGGGCATCCGGGGGCCGCGCCGCTCTCTCGTGGCTGGGTACGGCCCGATGTCCTGCATAGCTCAGCGGGAGGGGCAGAGATGACCCCATCCCCAAGGAGCGACCCCATGGCCCGGTACGACAAGGACACCGACATTCAAATCAACCCCCCTCTCACCGAGAAGCACCACGCCGACAAGCCCAAGGGCGAGATGAGCGTCCGAGATGCCGCCGCGATGGAGATGGGGATGTCGCAGCAAACCGTCGAGACCGGCATGCGCGGGGCGCCGGTGCACGGCTTCGGAAATGGGACCGAGACGACGAAGCGCCATACCGGCATGGGCATGGACACGATGAGCATGGGTCCTATCGGCATGGGCGCGCCGCAGCAGAGCACCGGGGAGTCGCTGACCGAGGTGGTCGAGCACATCTTCCACCTTCCCTTCCAGGCGCAGCTCGGCCTGATGCGGATGATCGCTCCCAGGATCCTCGGGGCCATGGACGCGAGGGACCAGGAGAGCTTCCTGAATGACCTGCGCTCGGAGCTCTCCACGATGGCGGGCGAGGAGAGCACCCACGCCCCGCCCATGAACACGCAGGATCTCCAGGACACCTGAACAAGGGCCGGTGGGTAACCGGCCGCCCGGCGGCTTCGGGTCCCGCCAGCCATGGAGGGGCGCCTCGCCCGGCTGGTGGGAGCCCCTTCCACCGTGACCTCCCGCCCCCCACGTTCCGCACATGGACCTTCGCCGGAGCGATAGCGCCGAGGAAACGGGCGCCGAGGGAGGATTCCACTGAAGGCGCCAGCACAGGAGCATCGGCGGAGCCACGTCGGGCTGTGGTCCCCACGCCCCGTCCAACGCTGGGTGGAGGTGGACGGCGTGCGCGCGCAGGTGCTCGAGGCCGGAGAGGGACCCGTGCTGCTCCTGCTCTCGAGCATGCTGGTGCGGGCCCGCACCTACCTGCCGCTCATCCGCCGGCTGTCGAAACATTTCCGTGTCCTCACTGTGGAGCTGCCGGGCTGCGGGCGCTCGGCCCGGGTCCGTAGGCCGTGGACGCTCTCGGCCCATGCCCGGTGGACCGCGCGCCTCGTGGAGCAGCTGCGGCTCGGGCGCGTGCTGCTGGTGGGACACTCCAACAGCGGAGGCGTGGCGCTGCTGGTGGCGGCCCGGTACGGCGGATACGTGGACAGGCTCGTGCTCACGGACACCATCGGAGCCCGGCGCGAGCGTTCCATTCCCCGCGTGGTGGGGGCGCGTACGGTGGATGCCTTCCTCGAATGGGGGCTCAACCTGCGCGCCTGGTGGCACATCGTCTACAACGCGCTCCGCCACCCGCGCTCCTTCTTCCACCAGGTGAAGGTGGGGAGCCTGGCGGTGCTGCTCCGCCATGCGCCCAAGCTCCAGAGCCCCACCCTCCTCGCGTGGGGCCGGAGGGACCACACCATGCCCCTGTCCTGCGCGGACCGTCTGCGCGAACGAATGCCTCGGGCACAGGTGTACGTGGGCGCCGGCAGCCACGACTGGCTCATCACCGATTCACGGGAGTTCACCCGGGCCGTCCTCGCGTTCGCCACTCGCGAGGAAGCGGTGGACGTCCCCCTTCCGTCACCCCAGACAGGCACCTGGAGGCTCACATGAGGGAACACGAGCCGCGGCCGTGGCAGGCTCCCTCTTGGGATACCCGGCTCCACGTCACCCCGGACTCGCTGCGCGAGGACGTGGCCGCGCTGGCGCTCGACATGGCCGCGCTGGCGCTCGACATCGGCGAGCGCAACCTCCGCGATGACGCGAGCCACCAGCGCTTGCGGCGGACAGGTTCGCGAAAGGCGTGGTCGGGAGGTCGGCGAAGCGCGAGGGACAGGGACCCCTCCGGGCGCGGTCTTCAGCAACTTGTCCGACTGTCGGACAAGTTGGAGGAAAATGCGGCCGGAGGGCAGCGGGGATGAGGTCGTGACTGGCGCACGGGGTGCGAATGCGCTGGCTCCGAGGGAGCCCCTGACAGGACTTTCTTCTCCTGGCTTAGGGGAAGGTGCTCAGCGTTCCGGTGTGCGCGGGGCGTCCAGGCCGAGCGCCGAGGATTTGAGACCAGCGCTGGCGGTGAGCGCCATGAACCGGAGCGCCTGCCGAGGATCCGCCAGCATCCGCTGCAGCTCGCTCCCGAGTTCCTGGAACAAGGTCCGGTAGGCCTCCACCTTCTCCGCGTCCGAGAGCGGGGAGGCATGCCCCAGCACGGGAAGCCGCCGCTGCCAGTCCCGCGAGCGCAACAATTGAGCGCGCAGGTAGTCCAGGACGTCGAGCGCCGTCGGAGGCATGAGGCCCACGGAGATGGAGATGGACTCCTGCTCCGGCGCGGTCACGTGGTGCCAGTAGCCACCGGGAATGTAGAGCCAGTCACCGGCTTCGAGTCGGCACTCCTGCACCGGCGTCCGTTCGCGCGAGATGTCCGGCGCGTCGGTGAGCGTCTCGTGGACGGGCGTCGGGTTGAGCGTGTTCTGCCGCAGCAGGTAGCGCTTGGCCCCCAGCGTCTGGAAGATGAAGACCTCCTCCGGGTCGCAATGCCACCCGAAGCTGCCGTGCCCCGCCGGGGTGCAATAGAGCTGCAGGTTGACCGTGCCTTGCAGCTCGGCGGACAGACGGCGCCCCAGCACCGCGAGGCCCGCGTCATGACGATCCGCGTGCCGCAAGACGAGCGAGTAGCCCTCCGCGTGGAGCGCGCGGGCCTCCCGGGCGCTCGTGGGCCGGGGACCCGACCACACCTCGCCATCGCGGACCAGCAGCAGATCGCACGGGGTGTGCTCGATGAGCCGCTCGGCGGTGGCCCAGGTCGCCAGCTCCCCCAGGGATGCCGCCGTGGACGGCCGTGCGAGCGGCTGCTGGAGATAGTGCTCTTGGAAGAAGGTCGAGCGCGGAAGATCGCCCAGTAGCGTGTCGATGAGCATGTATTGGCCTTTGGACACTGACGGGAGCCCCTGCTGCCATTGTCCTGGAGGACAATGACAGGCGTCCACCCAAGAAAAGATCCCCAAGGCGCGAGGCCTTGAGGACCTTCCCCTGGTCTCGCTGGAACCCACGTGAGAGGGAACCACTGGGGGGCGAAGTGGCCTCCCTCGTGGAACCAGGATGACCCACCCACGTTGTCCGCACGCGATGTCAGCGCGCGTCGGGCCTTCCGGCCTCAACGGCCCGTACTGCCACCCGAGCCCGTACCACCTGTGCCCGTGCCACCACCCACGTCGCCCGCGCCGCCGCTGCCCGAGCCCGTGCCACCGCCCATGCCACCACCCACGCCGCCCGTGCCCGTGCCGCCCGTGCCCGTGCCGCCCGTGCCCGTGCCGCCCAGGTCATCACCCGTGCCACCGGAGCCGCCACCCACGCCGCCCGCGCCCGTGCCGCCCGTGCCACCGCCGCCCGCGCCCGTTCCTCCAGTATCGCCGCCGATGGCGGAACCTCCACCCATGTCACCGCCCGTCGCGCCTCCACCCTGGGTCGTGGAACCGCCCTGGTTCATTCCCGCTCCGCCCGTCCCCTGCTGCCCTTGCTGCCCCTGCTGTCCACCGCCCCTGCACCCCGCCCCCAAGAGAAGTGCCGCCGCCGCCGCGCCCACGAATACAGCCTTGAGATGCCTCATTGACTCGTCCTCCTCCTGTGAAAGGGCTACATGGGGAAGGTTAGGTACTGTTCACCTCGCGCAGCATTGGACCCCAAGACGAGTCGCCCTCCGAGGTCGTCAGCCGGACGGCGTGGCGAACGAGCCACACCCACCCGAAGGAAGGCGGCGCTCCTCGGCCGTCACCCGCGGTCCTAGCGTCCTGTGAGCAACGAGGAGAACGCATGCCCAGGAAGATTCAGGATTCGGTCGTGGTCATCACCGGTGCGTCCAGTGGAATCGGTCGCGCCACGGCACTCGAATTCGCCCGCCGGGGAGCGAAGGTGGTGCTCGCGGCCAGGCGTGAGCAACCGCTGGCCGAGCTGGCCGCTCAATGCATCGCGGCGGGCGGCAAGGCCCTGGTGGTTCCCACGGACGTCACGGACGAGACGGCGGTGATGGCGCTGGCTCGGAGGGCCGTGGAGGAGTTCGGTCGTCTGGACGTCTGGGTGAACAACGCGGCCGTCACCGCCTTCGGGCTGTTCGAGGACATACCGCAGGACGTCTTCCGCCGCGTCATCGACACCAACCTCTTCGGCTACGTGCATGGAGCGCGGGCGGCACTGCCCTATTTCCACGAGCAGGGCAGCGGGGTGCTCATCAACAACGCCTCCATGGTGGCCCGGCTGTCGGAGCCGTACGTCAGCTCCTATGTCATCTCCAAGCACGGCATCCGCGGCCTGGCCCAGAGCCTGAGACAGGAGCTGGAGCTGAAGAAGGCGCGGGACATCCATGTATGCACCGTGATGCCGGCCACCATCGACACCCCCTTCTTCCAGCACGCGGCCAACTACACCGGCCGGAGCACCAAGGCGATGCCCCCGGTATACCCTCCCGAGCGGGTGGCGCGAGCCATGGTGCGAATGGCCCAACGGCCGAGACGGGAGATGTTCGTGGGCAACTCCGCCCGCCAGTTCAATCTCCTGTCCTACGTGGCCCCGGGCCTGGCCGAGCGCCTCATGGCCGTCATGGTCGACAGGCAGCACCTGTACAAGGACGTCCCCGCCGCGCCGACGCCGGGCAACCTCTTCCAACCCCTGCCGGAGGGAACGGACGCGCATGGCGGATGGATGCCACACGGCATGGCGCGCGTGGGCCGCGCCGCCCTGCGTGGCACCCTGGCCCTGGTACCGGCGGCACTGGGACTCCTGTGGTTGCGGCCCCGGCTGCTCGCCCGCGCCACGTGAGCGCCAACCCGTGAGGATTCCAGGCCGCGCGAGGAAGCGCACGGCCTACGGGACAGAGGGAGCAGAGGGAGGGAGGGGACGACGCTCCTTCAAGCTGAAGCGATCGTTACGGGCCAGCACGTGGACGCGTGCATCGTGGACGGTGAGGATGCCCTGGGTGTGCATGTCCGAGAGGCTGGTGAAGCGGATGCCCAGCCCATCGATGACATAGACACCGCCCGAGCCGAGGACGGTGAACTCCTCGTCGTTGTTCCTCACGAGGACGGCGGTGTCCTCGTCGAGGCCGATGCCCAGGTTGTGGGGATTCTGCGCGACGGCGCCCATCAACCGCGCGAAGCGGCCCCGCTCGGAGAAGTGCGAGTCCACGATGACGCCCCGGAGCAGTCCGAGCCCCGGCGCCATGGCCAATGAAGAGAGGCAGGGGTTGCTGCCGTTGGTGGTGGCACTGCCGGAGCCGCCGATGAGCATCGTCCCGGACATGGCCGCCGCGCCCGCCGAGGTGCCGACGATGACCACTCCCTCCTGGTGCAGCGCGAAGATGCGCTCGAGCAGCGGCGAGCCTCCCATCTGGCTGGTGATGCGCAACTGGTCGCCGCCGGAGAAGAACAGCACCGAGGCGCCCGAGAGCTTCTCCACGTTGGCCGGCTCATAGGCCTGCTCGCGGTTGCGGATGTCGAGCACCTCCATGCGGCGCACACCCAACCGGCCGAAGGCCTTGCGATAGGTCTCCGCGGTCTGCTCGGGCTCCATGGTGGCCACGGTCAGCAGGACGATGTGCCCGCCATCCTCCGTGATCGCCTTCTTCGCCGCCTGCCGCAGGATGGCCTGCTCCTCGTCGGATTCCTTGTCCTCGCTGCCTCCGATGATCAGCAGGTCCCCCGGCTGCCTCTTCATGCCTCGTCTCCTTGCCTCCCCGCGAGCAGCCGCCCATCCCGCACCCGCTGCCGCCCCCGCGCGAAGACGTGGACGACCTCGAGCGAGCGCCCATCCAGCACCACCACGTCACCATCCAACTCCGGTGCGAGCCTGCCCTTTCCACGCAGCTTCAGCGCCGCGGCCGGATTGGCCGTGAAGAAAGGTAGTACCAGCTCGAGCGGGAGCCCGTGCTCGCGCACGGCGGCGACGAATTCCTGGTGTAGCTTCGCCGGCTCCGCGCCCGCCGTGTGGGCATCCGAGGACACGGTGAGCCGCTCGGGCACGCCTCCGTGCTCCAGATAGTAGCGGATCCACCGGCCCGCTCCGGGGTCCACCGTGTCCACGTCCACGAAGGCGCCCCGGCGTGACAGGGCGATGGCGTCGTCCATCAACGCGTCGGAGCGGTTGGCGTGGGTGACGTAGAGGCACTCGGGCACCACCTCGTACCCGTCGAGCAGTGCGTGGAGCGGCGCGAGCAGGGTGCGGCCCGGCCCGACGTGGAAGTGGGTGACGCCCGCCTTGCCCGCGGTCCGCCCGCCCACCATCGCCGCGGACACCAGCCGCGCCAGCTCGTCCAACGTGGGATGGCTCGAGCGGACGTCGGAGATGGCCAGCTCGCCCACGCCGAGCACGCGGTCGATGAAGACCAGGTCATCCGTCACGGAGCCGGTGAGCGTGAGGGGCGGGAGGTGGAAACCGCCCGTATAAAGGAAGGCGCTCACCCCCTGCGCTACCAACTGCCGCACCTTGCCCAGCAGCGCGCCCAGGTGCCGCGTGGAGCCATCCGTGCCCAGACACCCCACCACGGTGGTGATGCCCGCGAGCAGCAATTGCTCCAGGGACACCTCGGGCATGCGGCTGGCGAAGCCCTTCTCCCCACCGGCCCCGATGAGGTGCTGATGGGGGTCCACGAAGCCGGGGATGACGAGGCCTCCCCGCGCATCGACGACCTCGAAGGGCAACCCGAGCGCGGCCAGCGCGGCCTCGTCCACCTCTCCCAGCCGGGCCACGCGCTCGCCGACCAGCAGCACCGACCGGGCGTCCACCGGTGCCGGCGTATGGAGGACTCCGTTGCGGATGAGGGTGAACATCGGACGCCCCGCTCCGCCTACTCGAAGCTCCGCGACACCGGGGCCTCGCAGGTGCCCTCCTCACCCA contains:
- a CDS encoding BON domain-containing protein, which translates into the protein MADRRRHGIERQGLGQDPERGNRRDVKERGRDMGRMREFRGDDRGPGRGSREENRDRGRFGGGGGMRGSGFSDQDVGRYGRGYEYGGDEDRGRFDQDSREEYHRGGLMRGTPGVRRAGGPGEEFGEGFWSEVARERTRGDFDRYGARGAQRSQHYDTDQWGQGQYALGASADPEDMRRYGWGQGWSQDQGRDNAFGTRGFGDDDYQPPRIQSSFIEQRPRTGYATSPTRDMDREMGHGAGRGGMQGAYPYYEQSPELPRRQGRGPRNYQRSDERIREDICERLMRGWMDADDVDVRVEKGEVTLSGTVKSRDEKRAIEDLAEDILGVKDVHNEIRVARPQQQEERRDENPGARQDQMLQ
- a CDS encoding JmjC domain-containing protein, translated to MSKGQYMLIDTLLGDLPRSTFFQEHYLQQPLARPSTAASLGELATWATAERLIEHTPCDLLLVRDGEVWSGPRPTSAREARALHAEGYSLVLRHADRHDAGLAVLGRRLSAELQGTVNLQLYCTPAGHGSFGWHCDPEEVFIFQTLGAKRYLLRQNTLNPTPVHETLTDAPDISRERTPVQECRLEAGDWLYIPGGYWHHVTAPEQESISISVGLMPPTALDVLDYLRAQLLRSRDWQRRLPVLGHASPLSDAEKVEAYRTLFQELGSELQRMLADPRQALRFMALTASAGLKSSALGLDAPRTPER
- a CDS encoding amidohydrolase family protein, yielding MFTLIRNGVLHTPAPVDARSVLLVGERVARLGEVDEAALAALGLPFEVVDARGGLVIPGFVDPHQHLIGAGGEKGFASRMPEVSLEQLLLAGITTVVGCLGTDGSTRHLGALLGKVRQLVAQGVSAFLYTGGFHLPPLTLTGSVTDDLVFIDRVLGVGELAISDVRSSHPTLDELARLVSAAMVGGRTAGKAGVTHFHVGPGRTLLAPLHALLDGYEVVPECLYVTHANRSDALMDDAIALSRRGAFVDVDTVDPGAGRWIRYYLEHGGVPERLTVSSDAHTAGAEPAKLHQEFVAAVREHGLPLELVLPFFTANPAAALKLRGKGRLAPELDGDVVVLDGRSLEVVHVFARGRQRVRDGRLLAGRQGDEA
- a CDS encoding cyanophycinase, which codes for MKRQPGDLLIIGGSEDKESDEEQAILRQAAKKAITEDGGHIVLLTVATMEPEQTAETYRKAFGRLGVRRMEVLDIRNREQAYEPANVEKLSGASVLFFSGGDQLRITSQMGGSPLLERIFALHQEGVVIVGTSAGAAAMSGTMLIGGSGSATTNGSNPCLSSLAMAPGLGLLRGVIVDSHFSERGRFARLMGAVAQNPHNLGIGLDEDTAVLVRNNDEEFTVLGSGGVYVIDGLGIRFTSLSDMHTQGILTVHDARVHVLARNDRFSLKERRPLPPSAPSVP
- a CDS encoding DUF2304 domain-containing protein, whose product is MSRSSIIVLIFSAVFALAVLLSARRRRTSEHHTFSWLLVSVLTACLALWRNVIDALSSAMGIYYPPSALFAIVCAGLLWLLFRLSLQVAEQRKQIQRLAQELAVLSAQHPSLAERVTPETPGSAD
- a CDS encoding alpha/beta fold hydrolase, which codes for MRAQVLEAGEGPVLLLLSSMLVRARTYLPLIRRLSKHFRVLTVELPGCGRSARVRRPWTLSAHARWTARLVEQLRLGRVLLVGHSNSGGVALLVAARYGGYVDRLVLTDTIGARRERSIPRVVGARTVDAFLEWGLNLRAWWHIVYNALRHPRSFFHQVKVGSLAVLLRHAPKLQSPTLLAWGRRDHTMPLSCADRLRERMPRAQVYVGAGSHDWLITDSREFTRAVLAFATREEAVDVPLPSPQTGTWRLT
- a CDS encoding R3H domain-containing nucleic acid-binding protein, whose amino-acid sequence is MSPRDAIAVPVPDDDFQSLVGILPEPLQTAVRELPSGEILEVVMDLGRVPEARLTGRVVRLSGSPVTRKDLEHVLAQVGTVSEDNRAGIERTLHRVSAIRNRQGKVVGLTLRVGRAIYGTIDMLKDLIGTGLNILLLGRPGVGKTTKLREVARVLSDDLGKRVMVVDTSNEIGGDGDIPHPGIGGARRMQVSRPDRQHDVMIEAVENHMPEAIIVDEIGTSAEASAARTIAERGVQLVATAHGNTLENLVLNPTLSDLVGGVHTVTLSDEEARRRRTQKTISERRAPPTFDVVVEMVTRDEVLVHRDTAQSVDRLLAGENVGGERRQLVGGQVEVKEEPEAVAPLPARPTRPGRPAPTGEAPVREGAPTPRREPGLRQGTTRVYAHAASRDLLERVLRDLGADARVVGRLENADVVLTLRSRANDPKLRKVSEKTGARVLAIKRNSSSEMRRVLRDVFLIAEGVDEDQIREAVAEAEHAIQRVLSEGVVVPLAPRPPRLRKLQHRLVSRYHLETVSHGSEPQRHLIIYPLGALVDMPQGRELDLDGEEEGAGGLA
- a CDS encoding glycosyltransferase family 2 protein: MEAGTLIILLAYNEEACIADVVAELRRELPGIDVAVVDDGSRDQTSERAYAAGAHVVRHPINLGVAAAEATGLLYALRHGYSRAVRMDGDGQHDPHSVPAMLKALEQGAELVVGSRFAGVASFRSTWLRRFGSRLISGLLSSLCKQRITDPTSGFRGFGPRAMRFFSTRFPHDYPEPESVLMASRQHFPIVEVPVRMRSRRAGASSLTAWRSTFYMAKVSFALFMERFRAV
- a CDS encoding BON domain-containing protein, which encodes MRARRMEHPVRDEGVHRGGPGRPGYAAGSGIERAYNQGGRGGLGAYERGYQPGSYDRLLERMEARRGPVRPPKGYQRSDDRIREDVCEQLMEGPVDVGDVEVLVKDGEVTLSGSVEERWEKRAIEDIAASVRGVHDVHNRVRVRPAEDRPAAREAAELRDERPREQRGDQPHMGT
- a CDS encoding SDR family oxidoreductase is translated as MPRKIQDSVVVITGASSGIGRATALEFARRGAKVVLAARREQPLAELAAQCIAAGGKALVVPTDVTDETAVMALARRAVEEFGRLDVWVNNAAVTAFGLFEDIPQDVFRRVIDTNLFGYVHGARAALPYFHEQGSGVLINNASMVARLSEPYVSSYVISKHGIRGLAQSLRQELELKKARDIHVCTVMPATIDTPFFQHAANYTGRSTKAMPPVYPPERVARAMVRMAQRPRREMFVGNSARQFNLLSYVAPGLAERLMAVMVDRQHLYKDVPAAPTPGNLFQPLPEGTDAHGGWMPHGMARVGRAALRGTLALVPAALGLLWLRPRLLARAT